The Chthoniobacterales bacterium genome segment CTCCGCGAAGCCGGTCTCGGCTCGCTCACTGGCGGCGGCGCAGAAATTTTCGACCCCGAGATTCGCGACCAGATCTGCCGCGGCAAAGAATCCGGCGCCGAATGGCTCGAAGTCCATCGCACCTGGCACGAAATGGGCGGGCGTTCGACTTCCACCATGCTCTTCGGTCACCTCGAAACGTCGGCGCACCGGGTCGACCACCTCCGCCAGCTCCGCGAACTCCAGGACGACATCGGCGGCTTCACCGGCTTCGTCCCGTTCGCCTTTGTCCCAGAAACCACCGAGATGGCCCACATTCCACCCGCCACCGCCTTTGACGAACTCCGCAACCTCGCCGTCAGCCGCATCTACCTCGATAATTTCGACCACATCACCGGCTACTGGATTGCAATGGGACTCCCGCTTGCGCAGCTCTCGCTGAACTACGGCGTGGACGACCTCCACGGCACGATTATGGAGGAAAAAATCTTCCACATGGCCGGCGCGACCACCCCGCAATCGCAGACCGTGAAAACCATGGAAAAAACCATCCGCGAAGCCGGCTTCGAGCCGTTTCAACGCGACAGTTTTTACAACGCCATCGAGGACTTGGCACCCGCTTAAACGACGAAAATCAGTGAGGCACAGCCTCTCTAACGAAATTCAGCGGAAATGATTTTCCCGATCTCTGCGATCACGGCGTCTTTTTCATCGCCGCTGGCTTGGGAGCCGGAGGAATAGGCGGCGATCACAAGGGGTTTCCGACCCGGAATCCAGACGATGGCAATGTCATTGGAAGCCCCATTTTCGCCGGAACCCGTCTTGTCACCCACTTTCCAAGTCGGATTGAGCCCGGCACGCAACTTCTTGGCTCCAGTCTGGCAACCCACCATCCAATCGGTGAGATGCTGGCGGGATTGGGCGGAAAGAATGTCACTGGTAAGCAGTTTCGCCAGCGTCTGCGCCATGGCGACCGGAGTAGTGGTGTCGCGCTCGTCGTCGGGCAGATTCGTGTTGAGCGTCGGCTCGTTGCGATCCAGCCGCGTCGCTTGGTCACCAATCGAGCGCAGATATTTCGTCAGTCCCGCCGGGCCGTCGATCGTGGCGAGGAGCAGATTGGCCGCCGTGTTATCGCTCCACTCGACTGCTGCCTGGCAAAGATCGGCCACCGACATTTCGCCTTTCGCGATGTGTTTGCCCGTCACAGGCGCGTAGGAAAGAAGGTCGGAAGAACCGTAAGTGATCTTCCGCGACAGATTCTCCTGACCCGCATCGACCCTGGCCAGCACCGCAGCCACAAGCACCACTTTGAACGTGCTGGCCATGGCAAAACGCTCATCACCTCGATGGCTAAAAACTTGGCCCGTTTCCGTATCCAGCACCGCCACTCCGAGCCGGCTCGCGCTCTTTTCTTCGAGTTCGATCAGACTCTGTTCAAAGCGCTTCTCATCCGCCGCTGGCAACGACAGACAGCTCGATAAGAGAAGAAATAGGAAGGTCAAAAGCCGCATGATCATAGGATGACTGTAGCTCATCCTATGAATGCTCAACCGCGAATCGCCCAGCGGAGTTTGGCGGAGGTGGAGCGGGGATTCGCGTGCTGCTCCTGTGGGCTGGCGCGGATGACGGTGCGGCAGATTTCACTGTAACTCCCGTCGGCCAGACCGGCTTTCAAGGCGTGTTTCACCCGACGATCTTCGCCGGAATGAAAGGTGAGAATCGCCACCCGCGCGCCGGGGTTGAGGACAAACGGGAGGTTCCGCAAAAACGTGTCGAGCGCGGAAAATTCCTCATTCACCGCGATCCGGATCGCTTGAAAAACCCGGCGCACAGTCGCATCCAACTCGGCGGCCTTGGCGGCAGCGGCGATCTCGGAGCGGAGTTGCAGTGTGGTCTCGAATTTCCGACCGGCGAGTCGGCTCGCAATCGACTCTGCGTGAGGTTCGTCGGCGTTCTCGCGGAGCGCATCGGCCAGTTTGGCGGTGTCGATTTTCTCCAGCCATTGCGACGCGGAAAGTCCGCGGCCCGGATTCATCCGCATGTCGAGCGGACCGTCGAATTTCACGGAAAACCCCCGCTGCGGATCGTCGATTTGCATCGAAGACAAACCCAAATCGGCCAGCACACCATCGACGCCATTCCACCCTAACTCGCCTGTAATTTTCGCCAGCCCAGCGTAGTTGCTCTGGCGGATAATCAAGCTGGATTCGTCGAAACCCAATGCCCGCAAGCGCGCCTCCGTCTTCGGTTGCTCGATTGGATCGAGGTCGAGCCCGAGCAACACGCCACCCGGCTGCAGACGCGGCAAAATCGCACTCGCATGACCACCAAAACCCAGGGTCGCATCGACAAATTTCTTCCCCGGCTGCGGCTGCAACACCTCCAGAATTTCATCCACCAGGATCGGGCGGTGCGCTCCGGCGGGCGTCTTGCCCGACTCCAAAACCTTGGCCAGCGTCTCGGCGTCGCCACGGTGCTCCTTGTATTTTTCCTCGAAACGGCGCGGATTTTTTCCGCTGTATCGCACGCGGCGTTTATGGGGTAAATCTGGCATCCCGCAAAGTATCGCCCGAGTTCCATGTCCACCTCACGCAAAATCATCGTCATCGGCGGGGGAGCCGCGGGTTTTTTCGGAGCCATTGCGGCGGCAGAAAATGGCGCATCGGTCACGTTGCTGGAGCGCGGTTCGCACTTTCTCTCGAAGGTGCGCATCTCGGGCGGCGGACGTTGCAATGTGACTCATGCCTGCTTCGATCCGCGCGAACTTTCGACGCGTTATCCGCGCGGTGGACGGGCGCTGATCGGGCCATTTAATCGTTTCCAATCGCGCGACACGATGGAGTGGTTTGAAAGCCGGGGCGCGGCGTTGAAGATCGAGAACGATGGACGCGTTTTCCCCGTCAGCGACTCCTCGCAAACGATCATCGACACGCTGATGAATGCCGCGCAAAACGCCGGAGTCGTCTGCCGCCTGCATGGCGATGTGACTCGACTGAAAAAAAACGCGGGCGAGTTCCATGCGACTCTGGCGAATGGCGAAATTTTAGTTGCCGACAGAGTTTTGCTGGCAGCCGGAGGAACGCGAGCCGCCAGTGTGGGAAAACTGGCAGCGGAGTTAGGTCACACTCTGGCCTCGGCGATCCCGTCGCTGTTCACCTTTGAAATTCACGTCCCGTGGTTGCGCGATATTCCGGGCGTGGTTGCGGAAGTCGAGGCCAGCATTCCGGCTGTCGGATTGCGCGAACGCGGGCCGATGTTAGTCACGCACTGGGGCGGCAGCGGACCGTCGATTTTGCGGTTGTCGGCCTGGGGTGCCCGCGGTTTGGCGGAGCTGGATTATCAGTTTCCGTTGTTCATCAACTGGCTCGGCGGCGCGAGTCGCGAGGATATTTCCAATCGACTAACATCGTTACGCGAGAAACATCCGGCCAAGCAAGTAACCGGACTTCCGCCCGCGCCTTTGCCTGCCCGGCTTTGGGAAAAACTAACCTCGCTGGCAGAGGTCGCGCCGGGGACGACTTGGAATCGACTCCCGCGTGCGCAGACGCAGAAACTGATCGAACTGCTCCATCGCACCGAACTGCCGGTGACGGGCAAAAGCCTAAACAAGGACGAATTCGTCACGTGCGGCGGCGTGGTTTTGCCCGAGGTGGATTTCCGCACGATGGAGAGCCGCGTGTGTCCCGGACTCCACTTGGCCGGGGAAATCCTCGACATCGACGGCATCACCGGCGGTTACAATTTTCAGGCGGCCTGGACGACCGGCCATATCGCTGGAACCGCGCTGGCGGCGACGAGTTAGGGAGCTTTCGGCGCGGTGTTGGGGTAGGCGGCTTTTACACGCTGCATCTCCGCGGCGCTGATCGGCAGGACCGAGCCGTGGCGAAATTTGTAGGGGAAATGGGCCTCCGTCAGCGCGGTGAACTGACCGGCCTTCAAGTCCTTCGTGACGTAGGGCTGATAGCCCTGGCCGCGGCTGTAATAATCGAGGAGCAGGCACCATGTCGCGGGCTGGCCAGGTTGAGCGGCGGGCTTCATCACGAAGCAAGTGGGGCCTTCGTAACCGCGCAAAGTGCCAAGTGAGAATGACGATTGCTCAGTCCACGGTCCCATGACTTTGGTGCTGGTCTCGGCGATGATGGCCTTGGATTTTTCGTCCTTGGAGAAACGATAATACTGGCCGTTTTCGCGGACGATGGTGGTGTCGATGATGTCGCTCTCTTTTTCGATGTAGATGAAGGGCTTGCCGAAGGTGATGAAATCCGTGGTGCGCGCCGCCCAGATGCGGTGCTTGGCGAAGTGGTCGCTGCCAGTTTTCGACGCCCAGAAGACGAGGTAATCCTTCGTTTCTGGATCATAAACCGCCTCGGGTGCCCAGGTGCAGCCGGCGTCCCCGGGAGCGACCGGCACGAGGCGCGGCTCGGACCAATGCACGAGGTCGTTGGATTCCCAAATGACGAGCGACCGGCTGCCTTTCTGGGTGGCGCGAGTCCAATCGCGATGGAGGTTAATCGAGAGGTCGGTAGCGAGAATGAAGAATTTTTTCCCGTCGGCGGACCGCATAATGAAGGGATCACGCACGCCTTTTTCGCCAAGCTGGCTGACCAGCACGGGCTCGCCGCCGTTGGTCTGCTCCCATTGGAGTCCGTCCGAACTGGTGCCGAAATAGATTTGTTCGGTCATGGGGCTGGCCTCGCCTTTGAAAGTGACGAAGAGAAACCCGCCTTCGGCGGCACGTGCGGCAGTGCTGGAGACAGCGAGAACGAGGAGGAGCAGGAGTCTTTTCATGGGTGGGGAATGGTTAGGAAAGGCGGGCTGATTGGTCAATGAGCTTCTGGATTTTTTTGCCGGGCCGCGCGTAGGAAGGATAATTTTCCACGCCTTCGGGGCGATAGCGCCAGTGCTTGTAATTCCAGAGCCAGCACTCGGGGCGCTCGCGGATGCCGGCTTCCAAAACGTCCCAGCAGCGCTGGGTGGTTTGTTGCTCGGAAGCCGACGGATCAGGGCGCGTTTCCTCCAGAAAACGGAATTCGTAGCGGCCATTTTCGATGGGCAAAAAGAGCAGCGGAACGAGACGCGCCTCCGCCATTTGACTCAAAGTCACATGGACGCCGGTGACGTATTTCTTCATCCCAAAGGCTTCGACGAGGTGTCCGGGCTGGTCGAGTTTGAGCGTGAGATCGACGAGGAAGCCGCAGGTCTTGCCGCGCTTGAGAGCCTTCAACATCCGCAGAACCGCGCGTTCCTGGGGAATCAATTGCGACCCAAATGAAGAGCGAGCCGCCACGAAAAACGGGGTGATCTCCGGGTTCTTGATGTCTTGCGCGATGGCCAGCGGCGGCAACCCGAGCAGGCAAAGCGTCGGCGGCAGCCACTCGAAATTTCCCAGGTGGCCGCCGTAGAAAAGACAGCCCTGGCCGGGTTTTCCCTGCGCCAAAAAGGAATCGAACCCGCGCACATCGATCAGTTCCCGAAAGTTTTCCGCGCTGAGATTTCGCACCCAGAAAAGATCGAGAAAGGTCCGCGCCAGATTGCGAAAGGAGAGCCGCGCGATGCGCTCGCGTTCACCCGGCAGATAGCGATCCCCGAAGGCGGCGGTAAGATTTTCCAAGGCGACTTTGCGTCCGCGATGATCGAGACCGAAGACGAGATCGCCCGCGAAATCGGCCAGTGATAACAATGCGACCCGGCTCAGTTTTGGGACCAACGCCACGAAGATTCGCATCCCGGCCACCTCCAGCCTTTGGCGAATTGTCTTCCATAAACGGCGCATGTCAGCCATTCATTCGCCTGAAATTCGCACGATGCACAAGGAAAAGCTCATTCGCCTCACTCGATCCATCCTTTCGCAACCCACCGCGCCGTTTCACGAGGACAAGGTGAAGGCCGAGATTCGGGTGCAACTCGAAAAGCTGCGTTCCGTAACTGTGCAGGAGGACGCCTTTGGCAACCTAATCGTGCGCTACAACCACGGGAAATCGCGCACGCGCTACGCCTTCAGCGTTCACATGGATCATCCGGGCTGGGTGCAAAAACCCGGCGCGCCTGCGGGCGAAATGACCTTTCTCGGCGGTGTGAAAAAGGAGTATCTCGACAAGGGAACCGTGCAGTCTTTTGGGAAATTTGGCATGTGGAATATCCCGGCCTTCGATGTGAAGGACGACAAAATTTACGGTCGCGCCTGCGATGATTTGATCGGCTGCGCGGCGATGATCGCGATGCTTTCCGACCTGGAGGAAAACGCCGTCGTGGCCAATGTGCTGGTGTTTTTTACCCGGGCTGAGGAGGTCGGATTTCTCGGGGCGATTCATCTCGCGAAGTCGCGTCATGTGCTGAAAAACATCACGCTGCTATCCATCGAGACGAGCGCGGAAGTGCCGCCTGCGAAGATGGGCGCGGGGCCCATCGTGCGCGTGGGCGACCGGTCGTCGATTTTCGATCCCGAGGTTACCCTGCAACTCACCCAGCTCGCCCGGAAACACAAAATCCCGCACCAGCGCTGCCTCATGTCGGGCGGCACCTGCGAGGGCACGGCGTATCAGAATTTCGGCATTCGCACCGGCGCACTTTGCATCGCATTGGGCAACTACCACAACTGCGGCCAGAGCATGAATATCGCCCGCGAATACGTTTCCCTGAGCGACATGATCGGGCTGATCGAATTGTGCGTCTCTCTGGTCTCGGAAGTCCCCGCGCCAAACACCTTTCACAAAGACATGCGCCGCGACCTCGAGCAGAACAGCCGCAATTATGAGCCCTACTACGTGCCCGAGCCGGTGCCGTTGAAAAGAGCGGCAGCGAAAAAACCCGTGGTCAAGAAACGGGCTCGATAACGATCTAACTCGGCTCAGTTTTCGTCGGCTCGGAATGTTTCGGACGGGCCGGTTTCGGCTCGGCGATGTGCATCCCGCTCTTTTCGGAAACGAGCAGACTGAGCAAGGTTTGCAGCAAACCAGACTGGCCTCCTTCGCCGTCTTTTCCGCCGGAAATGAAGACGCGCTCAGGCACGAGCGGCTGCGTGGAATTCGCAAACCGCTCCGAGAGATCGCGCAGCGCAAACAAACGAGGATCGCCGTAAGCCTTGATCTTTTCCTGAAACACACTGGCCTCGGCCAGACCGACTTGCGTGATCTTCGCGGCCTCGCCCTCACCTTCCAGTCGCTGGGCTTTGGCGCGGCCCTCGGCCAGTGTGATGTCGCGTTTGGCCATGCGCTGCGCCTCGGCGAGCTGGGCTTCGGCGCGGTTGGCGGCGACTTCGATTTCGACCTTCGACTGCGTAAGTTCGGCTTGTTTTCCAGCGACCGCCTCGGCTTCCTTCAGCGCCTTGAGATGGACGGCGGCCTCCTGCTGTTTGGAATAGGTCTCGCGCTGTTCCTCGGCGAGACGGCGGATGCGAAGTTGATCAAAAAGCTTCTCAATCGGATCGTTGCCAATGTCCTGCGCCCGCGTCTCGGGACGACCGATGAGCACAGCGACGCAGTTGATGTCGAATTCCTGGAAACGACGGCTCAACTCAGTTGTGGCGCTCTTCTGAATTTCTTCCCGGTGCGTGAGCAGTTCCAGCATGGTCGAGCTCTGCGCCACATCGCGGAAATACGCGGTGAGAATCGGGTCGAGTGTCTGTGTGATGAGCCGTTTCACATCGCCGAAACGCTGCACGACCGAGGGCGCTTTTTGGTAATCAATGTGGAGCACAAGACTCAGCGGCAGGAGTGGCTCGTAGCCATCGGCAGTGATGATCTCAATGGTGGCCAACTGGTCGTCGTAACGATGGTTTTCGCTTTGCCCAGTAATCCAGCGGAGCACGAAATTCACCGTGGGGACGAGTTCGATTTTTACCGCGTAAGGATTGAGCGGATATTTTCCCGGCGTCAGCGCCTGTTTCCAGACACCTTTCTCCCCCGGATTCACCTGTTCGCCGTAGCGAAAAGTATCGCCCGTGGTGTCGCTGCCGACGCCGCCGTAGTAGGAAACCACCACGCCCACGTAGCCGATCGGGATGAGTGTTTTCTGACCCAGCTCAATCGTGGCAAACCAGCGGTTGATGAAAAATGTGCCGTCTGTCAGCACCTGCAACTGGCGTCCACGGCAGCCGCCGTTCGCGAGAAACGTCTCCGCGTTTTGGAAATAATTGTGATCCGCCGCAATCGCTGGCGCAATGATGTCGCCCGCCGGAATCGTCGGTCCATCCTGCACTGACACGACTCCGATCATGTCCACGGGCTCGTTGTCGCGCATTACGCCGCCACCGATCACCACCGGACGGTAACCGCCCACCTTGGCGAGCTCCTGCTGCCACTGCGGATAGGTGCCGTTTTCCTCCATGGAATAAATCGCCGTCTCCGTCAGCACGACAAAGAGCCCGGTGTTGATCGCATACACGCCCTCACGCAGGATCGCCCGCTGGCGTCCGCGCTGACCGCCCTTTTCGAGAAACGCATCGGCCTCTTGAAAGTGATTGCACTGGACCGTGGCACCTAGGGTTTGCGTGGCTTCGAGCGGCGCGCCATCCTTCGCATACACGTAGCCGATGCGCCCCTCGGCCACCGTCACCAGCGGCGCGCGATGAATGCGATATTGCCACGGCACGAGACCGAAATGCAGCCCGCCACGCAGCAATCGGCTCTGCACACCGGCCTCGCCTTCCGTCGCAATAATTCGCCCCTCGGCCAGCGAACCGCGCGCACTCCAGAGTTTTTCAATAATGCCGACCGACGTGTGCGGAATGTAAACCACCCCGAGCAGCCGGGGCAGAAAGACGAGCACCGCGATGCCAAAGAGAGCGATGCTCGCCCAGATAATAATGTGAGTCGTGTCCATGGGATTATTTTTTTAGAAAGCCGCAGTTGGTTAGTTAGAGGAGTCGGAAGGTGAGGCTGCCGCGAGAATGAGCCTGCTGCGGCGAATGTCGAGCCAAGCCGCGATTCTTCGCCCGCCCTCAAGACAACCCGCCCAAGGAGAAACAAGGCGACGTGTCCACTTGGGATCAACCCGAATCCGGCGCTCGCCCGGGCAGCCGTTAAGCACTCAAGCGCCGCCGACGGTGATGGAGAACAAAAACCATCACGGGGCAACGAAGGCAGGGAGGCCGTCGATGCTCTGACGATTCTTGAGTTCTCGATAAGTATCGAGCCCGTCCGGGCCTTTGTTGAGAGCCCAGCGGTCCAGCGTGTCGCGTTGACCTTGGAACTCATAGAGCGGCCCGCTGTAGCCGCAGGAATCCGACACCCGCGACACCGCTACATGCACAATCGCCCGCGTACCGGGATTCTCTGGAAAGAGCGCCGCCAACTCTTCAAACCGTGCATCGCCCCGCGCGATCACCGAGCCGCGCCCGTGCAAACGCACAATCTGCGGTGGTCCATCGAAGGCACAAAACATCACTACGATGCGCCCGTTCTCGCGCAGATGCGCCGCCGTCTCAGCGCCACTGCCCGTGTAGTCCAGATAAGCCACCTCCAGCGGCCCGAGCACCCGGAAAGTATCGCCGCCCTTGGGTGAGACATTGATGTGGCCGTCAGGAGAAAGTGGTGCCGTGGCGACAAAGAAAACGCGCTGCCTGGCCATCCAGTCAGCGAGTTCGGTATTAATCTGCGCGTGTTGCTTGCTCATGGTAGGTGAAATGTATGGCAAACTATCGCATCATGGACGGTTTTTCGGAAGCACTCGCTTCCTCGTTTCCAAACTGTCAATAGAGCTGACTCCCTCGTTCCCAAACTGAAGTTTGGGAACGAGTTGATTCATTAACCACTCGCGCCCTTCCAGCTTCACCTGTTCGAGAAGTACTAACGACGTGTGCCGTTTGATAGCCGTAATCGTCCTCTCCAACTCCGGTCCTCCTAATATCGCGTGAAAGTGCGTATCGAGGACGACCCATGCGTAAATCTTCAACCCCCGTTGCTCGCGACAATGCACCAGCGAGCTAACCAAAATATCCGCACAAGCACTTGTCGCGAAAACCGGGAGCCAATTTACAATCGTGCCCGTGATGAAATGGGCGCGCTCTGGGTCGTTAATGTGATAACGCGTGCGCATAATGTTAGTAAGAGAAGGTTAGCAGGGCAACACAGTTGCCGTGACAAGCCCGTTCCCAAACTTCAGTTTGGGAACGAGGGGCACGAGGGACCCAGCCACCGCTGGTTCCTAACACACCGGCAGAATAAAGCAGTTGGCCTTTCTTCCCTACGGTGCCACCGGAGGAGTGGGATTCTCCTCAGCATCGTCTTCCGCGTGGCCGCCGCCTAGATCGACGATCAGGCGGGCACTCGTGTAGGCGTTAAAGAACTCCGGGTTCTTCCGCTTAAACTTTCGCATCGCCTTGTCGATCTGCTTCTTGAGTAACGTCATTGCGCTCGCTGTATCGAGCCCGATGTCGCCCGTCACCCCTTTGCCAGCCACGATCGCCTGTCGAGGAGCCGTCGCCAGGGGGAGGTAAACCGTGATCGCCGCATCCAGTTCGGCCAGGTCCTCCGCCGTCGTGCCCAGCAGATCGATGTCCGCCGCACGGGCCAGACAGAGATCATAGAGCGTGCGGCAATACGGGCCCACCAAGGCGTCATCCATGCGGAGCAACGTCGTTAGCTCCACATCCGTCTTTGCGGCCAGCTCATCATCCTGCGCCGTCACCGCCACCGTGTGGAGATCGCCCACCGCCGACACGGTCAACTCCGCCATCTCGATCTGCTTGCGGCTTTTGCCACCGGCGATGCCCGTCTGCGGTGTCCCTTGCACGCCACTCGCATCCTGAATCGACTTCACGAGAGCGCCGAGTTGCGTCACCAGCGCGGCAAACGCCGTCAGCGACACCCATTGGGCGTTGTATTTCTGCATGATGCCGAGCACGGCGAGAAACATGCTGAGTTTGTTTTTCTGTGGATTTGTCATATACCGCCCGTGTCCAAGCAGAGCGTGAGCCAGTTCAACCGCAATCGTTCAAAACACCGCCTTGGCGTGAAGATTTCTCACTTTATCACCCAAAAATTCGGTTTGCAGAGGCTTATGTCTGATCGCACGAAGCGTATGTTCCACTTTGAGACCGCCATGCGCCGCAGTGAGGGCGGCAGGATCGACAGTGGATTGCGTATGTTTGCCTTCACTGCGCAAATGTCACCAATGCAAAGCCGTATGTTTGACCTCACCTGCTGTATGTTTGGGTGAGAGCAGCCTATGTTTCACTTGCAGGCCGGTATGTTTGGGTTGCAGAGCCCTATGTTTGGGTGAGAGACGGGTATGTGTGGCTAAATGGCTGCTATTTCAAGGTAATGGCAGACGGACCTGCTAAACGCACGGCTCGGAAGGGCTTTATGGATCAAGTGACGAGGTTATTGTTTTTCCTTCCAGTTGTTCACTAGCCTATCATGGGTTTCTTTTGCACAGAACCCAGCGCCATCTCTAACGGTCACTCCTTAAATCTATGAAAATACTTATCCTCCATATCAGTGACATCCACCTACGAGAAGAGCATCAGAATCCGAGCATTCCTAAATTTGGGTTTATTGCCCCGGCTTTGCAGAATGAGGAACATGACCTTACCCATGTAGTAGTTGCCATTTCTGGTGACGTAGCCTATGCGGGAAAGAAATCGGAATATGAGCTCGCTAAAAAGTGCTTAGATTCTTTGACAGCAGGCCTTCAGGAGCGTCTCAAAGTAGAAAAGGTTCGTTACGTGCTTATTCCCGGAAATCACGATTGTGATTTTTCCGGCAACAACAGAATGCGGATGTTGGCCATTGAAGCTGTCAGAAATGGAGAAGCCCCTGACGATGAAATGATCGATTCTTGCTGTAAGCCGCAAGCCGAATTCGTAAAATTTCGGGACAGCCACCCAAATGCCAAGCCAGATCACCAAAGCAGCCCTCTTCACTGGCAGTATCGAATAGAGGATGTCTCTTCAAGCATTGAGTTTCGTTGCTTCAACACAGCCTGGATGTCCGTCCTGCACGAGACACAAGGAACACTACATGTTCCCGATTTGGTAGCCGACCATGAGGATTCGAGCAACGGGAGCGATTACGTGGTCTCGCTTTTTCACCACCCGTATAACTGGATGCCATCAGCAACTTTTCGTCGTTTCAAAACATTAGTGGAGGAGTCTTCGGATCTGGTTCTTACTGGCCACGAGCACGAAGCTGATCATTTTCAGAAATACTCATTCAAGAGTCAGGAAGTGAATGACTACCTCGAGGGTGCCGTATTCCAAGAGAATGATCGCGACGACCGAGCTGGATTCCACGCCGTATTTGTGGATTTAATTGCCCAGAGACAGAGGACCGTAAGTTTTACTTGGGAAGAACAAAGGTTTGCCCCTGAGTCTATCGAAGTGTCATGGGTCCCTTACAAGCGCGGAAGCCGAGGCGGCAAAAGAGAGTTTGATCTTAGTGAGGAGTTTGCAAAATCGCTTGAAGATCCTGGCGCAAGTTATCAACACCCCGCAAAACCAGACCTGCGACTTGCCGATATCTATGTATTTCCCAATTTGAAGCAGTTTGAGATCAGCAAGAAGACCGATTTTGTTTATGGATCTCTCATTGAAGGCCGAGACGTTCTCAAGACACTCGGTTCGAAACGGAAGGTTTTGCTGTTCGGAAGACAGCAATCAGGCAAGACGACGCTTGCAAAGGTGCTTTTTACCGACCTCTACAACAAGAATCTAACTCCGGTGCTCATCTCAGGAGACGATCTTACCAAAGCGCACCTAAACAGTGAGAAGTTAGATACATTAGTTGAGACTCAATTCGCGAAACAGTACCGAAATCCAAATCTTCCGGCTTTCGATCAAGTTGATAAAGATAAGGCTATTTTGATCGTCGATGATTTTGACCATGGCGCACTAAACTCAGCGGGGCGTCTCAAGCTTTTGGAAGTAGCAACGAAGCGTTACGATCGCTTGGTTGTCTTTGCTGACGATATAATCAAGCTAGAAGAACTCGCTGTTTATAAGGAAGGAAGTGATGTGCTAACAGATTTCGAACAATTCGAAATAGTTCAATTCGGCCATCTTCTCAGGAGCAAACTCATCACTCAGTGGTACTCAATCGGAAGTGAATACGATGCGGATCCCATAGAGTTAGGGAAGCGTATCCATATTGCCGAACAGATGGTTTCAACAATGCTCGGGAAGAATTATCTTCCGCACTTTCCGGTTTTCATTCTCACCTTAATTCAAGCAAGCGATTCGGCAGCGCATCCTAACACTAGTGCGGGAACATACGGTAGTCTTTACGAGATTATTATCACACAGGCGCTAGCTTCGAAATCATCAAATGTCGATCTCGACACTAAAATGACTTATCTGAGCGAAATTGCGCATTGGATGCATGCGGCCCAAAAGAAGAGAATTACAGATGATGAGTGGGAATACTTTCACCGGATATACTGCAAAAAATTCAAGATTCATCCATCAAAGGAATCAATAAAGAGGGATTTTGCAACTAACGGCTTATTTGATCTTAGAGACGAGCGTTACGGATTTCGGCATCCGGCTTCATACTACTATTTCGTAGCACGCTATTTCCGAGATAACTTATCGAAGGATTCAGCTCGAACGGCAGTAGCTGGTTTGTTGAGCAAGCTTTACAAAGAAGAGCACGCAAGCATCTGGCTGTTTCTCACACATTTATCGAAGGATCCGTTTCTGCTAGAAACAATTCTAGAGCATGCAAAGCGGATTTACTCTGAGTTTCCCTCAGCCCGTTTTGAAGAAGATGTTTCATTTCTTCAGGCCCTTGCAGACAGCGTTGAAAAGATTGTCTTAAAAGACAAATCTTTAGGGGAATCTAAAGAGGAGAGACTTAGGACACTTGATGCACTTC includes the following:
- a CDS encoding lysophospholipid acyltransferase family protein, translated to MALVPKLSRVALLSLADFAGDLVFGLDHRGRKVALENLTAAFGDRYLPGERERIARLSFRNLARTFLDLFWVRNLSAENFRELIDVRGFDSFLAQGKPGQGCLFYGGHLGNFEWLPPTLCLLGLPPLAIAQDIKNPEITPFFVAARSSFGSQLIPQERAVLRMLKALKRGKTCGFLVDLTLKLDQPGHLVEAFGMKKYVTGVHVTLSQMAEARLVPLLFLPIENGRYEFRFLEETRPDPSASEQQTTQRCWDVLEAGIRERPECWLWNYKHWRYRPEGVENYPSYARPGKKIQKLIDQSARLS
- a CDS encoding M20/M25/M40 family metallo-hydrolase, translating into MSAIHSPEIRTMHKEKLIRLTRSILSQPTAPFHEDKVKAEIRVQLEKLRSVTVQEDAFGNLIVRYNHGKSRTRYAFSVHMDHPGWVQKPGAPAGEMTFLGGVKKEYLDKGTVQSFGKFGMWNIPAFDVKDDKIYGRACDDLIGCAAMIAMLSDLEENAVVANVLVFFTRAEEVGFLGAIHLAKSRHVLKNITLLSIETSAEVPPAKMGAGPIVRVGDRSSIFDPEVTLQLTQLARKHKIPHQRCLMSGGTCEGTAYQNFGIRTGALCIALGNYHNCGQSMNIAREYVSLSDMIGLIELCVSLVSEVPAPNTFHKDMRRDLEQNSRNYEPYYVPEPVPLKRAAAKKPVVKKRAR
- a CDS encoding pyridoxamine 5'-phosphate oxidase family protein, producing MSKQHAQINTELADWMARQRVFFVATAPLSPDGHINVSPKGGDTFRVLGPLEVAYLDYTGSGAETAAHLRENGRIVVMFCAFDGPPQIVRLHGRGSVIARGDARFEELAALFPENPGTRAIVHVAVSRVSDSCGYSGPLYEFQGQRDTLDRWALNKGPDGLDTYRELKNRQSIDGLPAFVAP
- a CDS encoding SPFH domain-containing protein, whose amino-acid sequence is MDTTHIIIWASIALFGIAVLVFLPRLLGVVYIPHTSVGIIEKLWSARGSLAEGRIIATEGEAGVQSRLLRGGLHFGLVPWQYRIHRAPLVTVAEGRIGYVYAKDGAPLEATQTLGATVQCNHFQEADAFLEKGGQRGRQRAILREGVYAINTGLFVVLTETAIYSMEENGTYPQWQQELAKVGGYRPVVIGGGVMRDNEPVDMIGVVSVQDGPTIPAGDIIAPAIAADHNYFQNAETFLANGGCRGRQLQVLTDGTFFINRWFATIELGQKTLIPIGYVGVVVSYYGGVGSDTTGDTFRYGEQVNPGEKGVWKQALTPGKYPLNPYAVKIELVPTVNFVLRWITGQSENHRYDDQLATIEIITADGYEPLLPLSLVLHIDYQKAPSVVQRFGDVKRLITQTLDPILTAYFRDVAQSSTMLELLTHREEIQKSATTELSRRFQEFDINCVAVLIGRPETRAQDIGNDPIEKLFDQLRIRRLAEEQRETYSKQQEAAVHLKALKEAEAVAGKQAELTQSKVEIEVAANRAEAQLAEAQRMAKRDITLAEGRAKAQRLEGEGEAAKITQVGLAEASVFQEKIKAYGDPRLFALRDLSERFANSTQPLVPERVFISGGKDGEGGQSGLLQTLLSLLVSEKSGMHIAEPKPARPKHSEPTKTEPS